Part of the Mariprofundus sp. NF genome is shown below.
CTTGATGCAGCCGGAAGTGTGCAGGTAACCGCAAGTCATAACCCCGGTGACTATAACGGGTTTAAGATGATGATTGGCAAATCAAGCCTCTACGGCGACGAGATTCAGGAGATTAAACAGCTGATTCAGCAGGATTCCCCTGATGCAGAGAGTCCCGGCAGCTACGCTCAGAGCTGCATTATCGACAGCTACATCGATTTTGTTGTCAATGACTGTCCGCTGGCTTACCCGCTGAAGGTGGTAATTGATGCGGGCAACGGCCCTTCAGGCACCATTGCCGCCCCGCTCTACCGGCGTCTGGGTTGTGAAGTGATCGAACTCTACTGTGAACCGGATGGCAACTTCCCCAACCACCACCCTGACCCGACCATTGAAGCTAACATGGCTGATCTGGCCAAGACCGTTCGCCGGGAAAAGGCAGATCTGGGCATCGCTTTTGATGGTGATGGTGATCGTATCGGCATCGTTGATGAAAATGGTGAGATGGTCTGGAGTGATATGCTGCTACTGCTGCTATCGCGTCACCTTCTCAAAGCGTATCCGGGCGCCACAATCATCTCCGAAGTAAAATGTTCGCAGCATATGTATGACGGCATTACCAAGGCCGGTGGCAAGCCGGTGATGTGGCGTACCGGTCACTCACCGATCAAAGCGAAGATGAAAGAGACCGGTGCCCTGCTGGCCGGTGAGATGAGTGGCCATATGTTCTTTGCCGACCGCTTCTTCGGTTTTGATGATGCCGCATATGCCGGTGCCCGTGTGATGCAGATGCTCACAGCCTGCAAAGCCAGTTTTGCTGATCTGTTAACCGGTATTCCGAAATCGGTTGCCACCCCTGAACTGCGCGTGGAGTGCAGTGATGCACGCAAGTTTGATCTGGTGCAGGAGGCCGTTGCCCACTTCAGGGCAGAGGGTTTCGAGATTATCGATATCGATGGTATGCGCATCCAGTTCAGTGATGGCTGGGCACTGCTACGTGCATCCAATACGCAACCGGCACTGGTGCTGCGCTTTGAAGCAGATACCCATGAGCGCTTAGCAGAGATGCGGGCTCTGATCGAAGGGTGGCTACTGGAGAACCAGTAACTGCTGATCAGGCGGCCTGTTGTTGCCTCTGAATTGGAACAACCCTGTTCTTCTGAGCCGAGAGTTCGCTCCAGCCTTCACGAAGTTTCTGAACCAGTTGAATGACCTCATCAACATGTTCCGTTGAGCCACTGCACAACCCTTCGGTAAGCCTGTTCATCATATAGACATAGAGACTGGCCAGCCCCTGGGCAACTTGCCCGCCCTCTTCCATATTCAGACTGGTGGAGAGCTCGATTAACGCCTCCATCGCCCGGCTTGTGTGTTTGGCTTCAGCCATCATATCACTGGCCTGAATCGCCAAACGTGCCTGCCCGAGTGATTTAAAGAGTGATTCATAGGTGAGCAGAACAAGACCCAGTGGCCCTGCTCCGTCAATCTGATTGCCTTGATACGTTTGATATCCGCTCATAGGTGCCTCCTTGCATGATTCAACAGGTTGCGCTCATCGACAACCATCCTTCTACTACAAGAATGTATCGCAGAGAAGTGGGCAGACTTTAGTTGGATTTACGAAAAACAGTGACTCACAGTAGGTCTATTGACCTGATTGAGTATCACACCATGTTTGCCATGCAGTTTTATAGGCATCTTCCAGTTGCAAGGTAAAACGCTCGCCATTACATAATCTCTGTTGCAAAAGATCCCGCAAACTAAAACGCAACTGCTGCAGCCGCACCTGATCCATAGCCAAAGCTTTGGCGACAGCGATATACTGTTCAGAACTCGATGCAGCCAGTGTCTCTAAATCCAGATTTGATAAAATACTGAGCCCTACCCGGCTTGCATGCAGATCACCATACAGTGTGACCATTGGCACGCCCATCCACAGCGCCTCAAAACTCGTGGTTGTACCGTTATAGGGAAAACTATCCAGCGCTATATCAACTTGATGATAGAGAGCCAGATGATCCTGCGGTGATGGCATACGCCCATGCAGTATCAGACGATTGGCACCCACGCCATGTTTTCGAAAGGCTCGCAACAGTTGGCGCTGTATCTCTTTATCAGTCAATGCACTGTTTTTAAGTAACAGGCGAGAGGCTGGCACAGCCTTGAGAAGTGCACTCCAGCATTGAATAAGCTCAGGCTGAATCTTGGCCATGGCGTTAAAACATCCAAAGGTGATATATCCTTTTGCTTCATTGGGTGGCATCTCAACATCGGGTGCTTCATGTGGCGCAGAAAAGCACAAAAAGCCATCCGGCAAACGCAGCAGAGCTTCCGAATGCCAGCGCTCATTACCCGCAGGGTCTGCCCAGAGATCAGTAATCCTATAATCGATAGATGAGAGGCCTGTAGTATTCGGATAACCGAGGTAGGTCATTTGAACCGGTGCCGGTTTCTCGGCAAAGACAAGCAGCCGCTGAATAGAGGTGTGCCCACCTAAATCCACGAGAATATCGATACCATCTTGACGAACCTGTTGTGCCACTGCCTCATCAGGCAGATGGCTTACATCACGCCAGACATCAGCCGATTCAATAAGGCGCTGGGTAACATCATCGGCTTTGAGCACGCTGGAGTAACAGAAAACCTCAAATCTGTCGCGCTGATGCTGCCTGAGCAGAGGTTCAAAAAAATAGGCCACAGAGTGTCGATAAAAATCAGCCGAGACATAACCGATGCGTAAACGCCTGTTTTGATCCGGGCTGTTCACATAAGAGCTCGGAGATGGCATTGCCCTTCTGGCATAGCTTGCAGCAAACCGCAGGTGCTCATCAAGGAGGCGCTGCCCATCGGTAATATGGTAATTCAGATTAAACAGATAATTACTGGCTATGCTCACATGATTGGGATGCTGCTGTTTAGCTCGCTCCAGCAACGCTTCCGCCTTAGCTGTATGGCCTTGATCCCGAAACAGAATGGCCAAATTAAGTTTAGCCCCGTCAAAATTCGGATTGAGAACCAGTGACCTTTCAATGGCTTTCTGAGCCTGTACAAGGTTTCCTTTTCGCTTAAGCGCATTACCAAGGTTAAAGTGGGTATCGGCAAGGCGCGGATTCATTTTGATCGCCCGACGGTAGGTTGCTATACCTT
Proteins encoded:
- a CDS encoding phosphomannomutase/phosphoglucomutase; this translates as MSKYFPHHVFREYDIRGIAETDINEELAYRLGKAYAAMLPAGESRPVIVGRDVRLSGPLLQRALVRGLTDAGLDVLDIGIVPTPLAYYAVYTLDAAGSVQVTASHNPGDYNGFKMMIGKSSLYGDEIQEIKQLIQQDSPDAESPGSYAQSCIIDSYIDFVVNDCPLAYPLKVVIDAGNGPSGTIAAPLYRRLGCEVIELYCEPDGNFPNHHPDPTIEANMADLAKTVRREKADLGIAFDGDGDRIGIVDENGEMVWSDMLLLLLSRHLLKAYPGATIISEVKCSQHMYDGITKAGGKPVMWRTGHSPIKAKMKETGALLAGEMSGHMFFADRFFGFDDAAYAGARVMQMLTACKASFADLLTGIPKSVATPELRVECSDARKFDLVQEAVAHFRAEGFEIIDIDGMRIQFSDGWALLRASNTQPALVLRFEADTHERLAEMRALIEGWLLENQ
- the fliS gene encoding flagellar export chaperone FliS yields the protein MSGYQTYQGNQIDGAGPLGLVLLTYESLFKSLGQARLAIQASDMMAEAKHTSRAMEALIELSTSLNMEEGGQVAQGLASLYVYMMNRLTEGLCSGSTEHVDEVIQLVQKLREGWSELSAQKNRVVPIQRQQQAA
- a CDS encoding tetratricopeptide repeat protein, with amino-acid sequence MTAISNAIELFNQNRFDEVEQICQSIAPEDESFAQGRHLLGLLAYRQGKLAEAEQYLLVAVSLRPGEAMFSNHLGSVQCAQGRLDEGIATYRRAIKMNPRLADTHFNLGNALKRKGNLVQAQKAIERSLVLNPNFDGAKLNLAILFRDQGHTAKAEALLERAKQQHPNHVSIASNYLFNLNYHITDGQRLLDEHLRFAASYARRAMPSPSSYVNSPDQNRRLRIGYVSADFYRHSVAYFFEPLLRQHQRDRFEVFCYSSVLKADDVTQRLIESADVWRDVSHLPDEAVAQQVRQDGIDILVDLGGHTSIQRLLVFAEKPAPVQMTYLGYPNTTGLSSIDYRITDLWADPAGNERWHSEALLRLPDGFLCFSAPHEAPDVEMPPNEAKGYITFGCFNAMAKIQPELIQCWSALLKAVPASRLLLKNSALTDKEIQRQLLRAFRKHGVGANRLILHGRMPSPQDHLALYHQVDIALDSFPYNGTTTSFEALWMGVPMVTLYGDLHASRVGLSILSNLDLETLAASSSEQYIAVAKALAMDQVRLQQLRFSLRDLLQQRLCNGERFTLQLEDAYKTAWQTWCDTQSGQ